GATATCCTAGTGAGCCTAATTGCCAAGGAGAGGGTCGCGGGTTCAAATCCCGTCTTCCGCTCCAGAATCTCAAAGGCCCCCGATCACCGGGGGCCTTTTCTTTCCCTTCTGCACCTCCCCCTCCCTCCGGTATGCTATATTCCCTCTCATGAGTTCTCCCCTTCGCTCTGCCCAAGTCGCCGTTGAAGGCCCCGTCGAAGCCATCGAGGCCTGCTTCGAGCGCGGCTGGACCGATGGCCTCCCCGTCATGCCGCCTACGCCCCAGCGCGTCGCCGAGTTCCTGGACGCCGCGGGCCTCGATCCCGCCGATGTCATCGGCTCCGTCCCCACCCGCGAAGTCGTCATCACCGCCGAAAAGGTCGCCGCCAACGCTGTCATGGCCGGCTGCCTCCCGGAATACATGCCCGTCGTCGTCGCCGCCTGCCGCGCCATGTGCGAAGAGCCCTTCAACCTCCACGCCAACTCCGGCACCCTCTCCGGCGCCGCCCAGATCATCGTCGTCAACGGCCCCATCCGCAAAGCGCTTGCCGTCAACTGCCGCGATGGCGCCTTCGGCCCCGGCTTCCGAGCCAATGCCACCATCGGCCGCGCCGTCCGCCTCGTCATCCGCAACGTTGCCCGCTCCATCCCCGGCTTCCTCGACCGCGCCTCCTTCTCCCAACCCGGCCGCTTCACCTGGTGCTTCGGTGAGAACGAAGAGGAGAGCCCCTGGACGCCCCTGCACGTCGAGCGCGGCCTCTCCCCGGATTCGAGCGCCGTCACCCTCTTCGCCGTTATGGACTCCGTCAAGGCCACCGGCCTCCGGCCCGATTCGCCCCAGTCTTTCCTCGATCGTGCCGCCTTCCTCGTCCGCAGCGTCTGGACCTACGAGCAGACCTCCAGCTACGATGCCGTCCGCAGCCTCCTCGTCGTCATCGGGTGGGAGCACATGGAGCTCTGCCGCAAGGCTGGCTGGACCAAGGCTAACATCCGCGACTATCTCTTCCCCAAGCTCCGCGCCCCTACGAGCGGCTGGGAGTTCCGCTCCCCCATCACCAGCCCGGACAACATCCTCGTCGTCGCAGCGGGCGGCCGCGCCATGATGCAGAGCTGGTTCATGGTGCCCTTCCCGAGCCACGGCCCCGTGACGCGCATCATCGAACCTCCACGGAGGAGCCCATGACCATAGCGGCCAAGCCCTACATCATCCTCGACCCGTCATCCGGCCCCCTCAAGGGCAAAGACCCACGGCCCATGGCCCGGCGCAAGCCCACTCTGGATGGCGCGGTACTCGGCCTCCTCGCCAACGGCAAGTCCAATAGCGGCGAGTTCCTTGAGGCCGTCTACGAAGAGCTTTCGAAGAGCTTCGAGTTGCCTGCGCCGCTTCGCTTCCGCAAGGACAGCGTCTCCGTGCCGCCCAGAAAGGCCGATTTTGAGCGCCTCACCAGGGAAGCGGGGGCCGTCGTCACCGCCATAGGCGACTGAGGCTCCTGCTCGTCGCGCAGTATGCGCGACTGCATCGAGCTCGAGTGGACCGGCGTCCCCTCCGTCGCTATCATCGCCGAACCCCTGGTCGGCTCCGCCGAGGCCATGAAGCGCGTCAGCGGCGTCCCCGATTACGACTACGTCGTCGTCCCATTCCCCGTCGGCGGCCTCAGCCGCGAGATGCTCCAGCTGCGTGCGCGGGAGATCGCCCCCAAAATCATCCACCTCCTCACCGCCAAGCGCTAAGGACAGTCCCATGCCCTCCTACAGCGTCATCTCCTCGGATACCCACCTCGAAATCTCGCCCGATCGGTGGACCTGGCGTCTCCCCGCCGACTACCGCGACCGCGGCCCCCGCGTCGTCCCCCTCACCGAGCGCGACCTGCCGCCGGGCATGCCCGTCTTCGGCGAGGGTTGGATCGCCGAAGGCATAGACCGCGCCGTGCCCCTCGGCATGAACCTCGCCGCGGGCAAAAACCCGGAAAAGCGGCGCACCTACGGCTGGTATTACCGCGAGAACCACATCGGCACGGGCGATGCCGCCCAGCGCCTGCGCGAGATGGACCAGGACGGCGTGGACGCCGAGGTTGAATATGCCGCCGTCGCAGGGCCGGGCTTCCTCGGCCGCATCAAAGACCGCGACCTCTACCTCGCCTGCATCGAAGCCTACAACGATTTCCTGGCCAAGGACTTCTGCTCCCACAACCCCGACCGCCTCTGGGGCCTCGCCCAGGTTCCCTTGACGGGCATCGAAGATGCCGTGGATGAGCTCAAGCGCACCCGGGGGTACAAGGCCATCAAAGGCTGGCAGCTAGGCGCATGGCCCAGCGGCAAAGGCCATCCCTCTCCGGAAGACGATGCCTTCTGGTCGCTTGCCCTCTCCCTGAAAGCGCCCATCACCGCCCACGTCACCTTCAGCCAGGACGCCGCCGGCGAGCCGAAGCGCAGCGGCCAGATCCTCGAAGGCACAGGCGCCCCCCTTCACCAGGTCATGGCCGGCGGCTGTCCGCGCCCCGCCTATACCGTCTGCCAGCTCATCGTCAGCGGCGTCTTCGACCGCTTCCCCGCCCTCCGCATCCACTTCGCCGAGACCGGCGCAGGCTGGGCTCCCTACTTCATGGAGCACGCCGACCAGATCTACCACCAGTTCGGCCACGCCAAGGGCGTCAAGCTCAAGATGCTCCCCAGCGACTACTTCAAGAGGCACGTCCTCCTCGGCTTCCAGACCGACCACTATGCCATGAAGAACCGCCGACTCATCGGTGTGGAGAACCTCTGCTGGGGGAACGACTTTCCTCACTCGGCAGGCGATTGGCCCGAATCCCGCCGCGTCATCGCCGAACACCTCGCGGACGCCACCGAAGACGAACGCCGCAAGATACTCTGGGAAAACGTCGCCCGCTTCTACGGCCTGGTCTAACGCCCTTGCCACCCTGAGACCCCGGAGTCCGCATTCGAGGTCGAAGGGGCTGCTCCTCAGCCCCTTCGTTCAATCTCCTCAGTGGTTCACCTATCTCTCCGGAACCTTGTCAGATCTGTGTTCATCTGTGCAATCGGTGGATGCACTCCTCTCCTTCCCCTACCTCAGCGGCGAAAACCCCAGCGGCAGCAGCATCCTGTCCTGCCACTCCTGCCGCCACTGCCACCCCTTCCGCATCCAATCCCACTCCCCCTGCTCCGGCAGCGGCCGTCCCGGCTTCATCCAGCTGCTCGGCTCGAACAGCCCCTTGCGGCCCGACTCGTTGGAGACGTACCACAACAACTCCCGAGGCTTCATGTGGTTCAGGAAGATGCCCTCCACGCGCCACCCGGCGGCATCCCACTTCGGGATCGCCTCCACCTTCAACGCCTCCAGGTACTCGATCAGCTTCCCCGCATTCACCTGCATCGTCTCGTGGAAGAAAAGCCTGCGGCGCTTCGCTCCGCGCACCACCCCCGGCTGCGGCGCCGGCGAGACCGGCACCGGCGACATCAGCTTCCCCTCCACGTCCTCCACCAGCGTCGCAAGCTCCCTGCTCCACGCGCCGCCCTTCGGCTGCGCCTTCGGCGCGCGCAGCAGCCAGCCTTCGTCGGAAAAGGCATCCGGCGACTCCACTTTCCAGATGAGCAGCGCCTCGCGGAGCGCCAACTGCACCTGCCACGCCCCCACCAGCTTCAGCCCCGCCCGCTCCGTCGCCGCCACTCCCCGTTTTTCCATCGCTGCTACGTACGCATCCCACTTCCCCGGCGTCACCTTCACGATCTCCTGCAGATAGAGCGTGGATTCCATCACATCCCTCCCCGTTTATGCTGTGCCAGCCACTCCTCGCGCAGGATGGCATAGAGCTTTCGGTCTTGGAATTTCCCTTTGGGTTTGTCGTGTTGTCGCAAGAGCCCTTCGTATCGCATCCCGCACTTCTCCATCACTCGATACGATCCGATATTATCGGGACTGCAGCGCGCCTCCACCCGGTTGATACCGAGTCGCTGGAACGCGAAGCGCAGGACCTCTCCGAATGCCTCCGTCATGGAGCCCTGCCCCCAGGAATCACGCGCTAAAGCGTACCCGGCTTCGATGCGTGCGTCCTTTTCTGAATAATGGATAAATCCGATCGCCCCGATGAGCCGATTATCTGTCTTACGCACGATGGCCCAAGAGGCAGGTTCGCCTCTGCGATAGTGCTTCAGCGTATCGCGCAGAAAACTCTTCGCATCCTCGATTGAGCGATGCGTCGGAAACGCGACATGCTTCGTCACCTCCGGGTCACGACCGTACGCATAGACCGCCTCCGCATCCGCCATCGTCAGCTTCCGCAGCACAAGTCGCTTCGTCCTCAGCGTCGGCAGCTCCCGGAATAACTCACTCGCTTTCATATCCTGCCCCCTAAACCTTTCCCCATCTGCGTTCTCTGCGACATCTGCGGACAATCCTCCCCTCCGTAACCATGCTCCCTGCTCCATGAACCTCTCCTCCCCCCTACTTCCCCATCCTCACCACCTCGCTCCACTCCGCCTCCGTCACCGGCTGCACGGAGAGCCGACCTCGCTTCAACAGCACCATATTCGCCAGCGCCGGGTTCGCCCGTATCGCCTGGACGCTCACCGGCCGCCTGAACCGCATATCCGGCTTCAGGTCCACCACATACCAGATCGGGTTCTCCGGCGTGCTCTTCGGATCATAGTGGTCCGACTTCTTATCCATCGCCGATTTGTCCGGGTGCGCCTCACGCGCCACCGTCGCCGTCCCCACGATCTCCAGCGGGTCGGTGCTGCTGTGGTAAAACAGCACCCCATCGCCAGTCCGCATCGCGCGCAGATTGTTCCGCGCCTGGTAGTTCCGCACCCCGTCCCACTCCGCCATCTTGTCCCTCACCAGGTCGTCATATGCATACTCCCCCGGCTCCGATTTCACTAGCCAATAGCTCTTCGCCATCGCACTCCTTTTCCTCTCTGTCGCCCTGAGGCGCGGTGATGTCCAATCACCACGACGAACGGGCCTGCGCTCTCCGGGTTGCCCCTCAGCCTATCCTCTACTCCGGTAGGGGCTGGCCTACCCACAGGGCTCCGATATCACCGGAGAGGCCAGCCCTCCCTGTCGAGCGCACCCTGCGCTCTTACCCTCGCCCAGCTTCCTAGTGCACCTCGGGAAGCGTCCGGGAGAGGGCCAGGGGAGAGGTCTCTGAAATCCCCCAGGTTGCCCCGCAACCCACCCACCAAACTGGGCTGCTACTGCAACCCCTATCCCTCCCTTCGTGTGCTCGTCTTCGAGCTACGGAAGGGGCCAGAGGTTAGGTCAAATTTCCCCCTACCCCACAACCTCCGCCAACCGCTCCATTTGCTCCATCCCGTTATCCGTCGGCGAAAAGATCACCTCATCCGCTCCCGCGTCCGCGAATGCCTGCACCGCCTGCCGTATCGCCTGCGGCGAATCCAGGATCCCCTTCACCGCTCCCTCCGCCAGCGCCGCGCCGCCGAACGCGTAATACCCGCGCACATATGCTCGCCCGCGCTCCTTCGCTTCATCCCCCAGGGCGAAGAACGACCCCGCGACGAATCGCGGCCTCCCCGGCCGCCCCGCCTCGCGCCATGCCTGCTCCGCCGTCGCGTACAGCTTCCCCGCCGAGCGCGGCCCTGTGCTTGCGATATACCCGTCGCCCCATTTCGCGATCCGCATCGCCGCCTTATCGGAGAACCCCCCGATCAGCACCTCCGGCCCGCCCTTCCGCGTTGGCGCAGGCCCAATCACTCCCTGCCCCTCCGCGAACGGCTTCTGCGACCAGATGTGATGCAGCAGCTCCAATTGCCTATCGAACCTTGCCCCGCGGTCCTTGAGCTCCGCAGTCGCGGCGGTGAAATCATCCTGGCGGATGCCGATGCCGAGCCCCAGCGTCAGGCGTCCTCCTGAGATTGCGTCCAGCGAAGCCGCCTCTTTTGCGAGGACCCCCGTCTGTCTCAGCGGCCCGATGAGCGCGGCCGTCACCAGCCGCACGCGCCTCGTCACCGCCCCTGCTGCCGTCAGCGCGATGAGCGGGTCGTAGTTGGCGTAGACCAGCCGGTCAATGACGCTAACCGAGGAGAACGGCCCCGCATCCGCCCTGCGCGCCCACTCCAGGATGCGCTCGCCGGACGTGCCGGGGATCGTGGATGGCAAGCCGATGCCGACTCTGATCATTTCGCGATGAACGACTTCTCTGTCTGCACCCACGCGAACTGGATAGCCTCGACGATTTGCTTCGGCCCGCCCGCCCGGAAATACGGCGCAACGTCCTCCAGGTGATAGCGGTTCTTATCGTAGAGTGTCATCCCCGCCTGGTCGGCGAACTCCAGCTCCCACACATGCGTCCACTTATTCGGCGGCCCGTACTCGTGCAGCACATGTCCCAGGGAAAAATTACCGATGCTCGGCGCCTCTCGCGGCAGGCCCAACAGCATCTCCTCCAACTCCGCCACCTTGTCCTTCGGCGTCCCGTCCTTCACCTGGATCGCCATCACCCGCCTCAGCAGGTTCCGCATCCCCGGGCTCCGCGTCCCCGAGCGATAGGCTGAATAGTAGATCGGCTCGAACTTGTCCGCGATCCGCGTCGGCGCCGACTGGCTGAAGACCGGCACCAGCTTCTGCACATGGTACGGGTGGTCCTGGTACGCCTGCACCGCGTTCTCCCCGGTGAACTCCATATCCCACATGTGCGAGATGGGACTGTTCGCCCGCAGGTTCGCCCCGATCTGCACCCGCGCGATGGACGGCACCTTGCTTGGCAAAGCGCGCACATCGCCCAGAACGGTCTCCGCCTGCGCAGGGCTCGTCCCCTCCTTGAAATGCACATAGGACACTCGACGGATCATCGCCATCACCTCGCTTCAAAGTGGCGAAACTATAGCACAGCCCCTGGCCCTCCCCCCGGATTACCCCCGGGCCCTTCCCCTCCCTTGACGGCACCATCGCCTCACGCCATAGTTACGCCCATCCTTCGCCAGGAGCGCCCCATGCCGGAAGACCCCATCGCCCAGGAGTACCGACGCCTCACCCCCAAGTCGCGCAAGGTCTGGGAGCGCACCGGCAAGTACATCGCCGGCGGCCTCTCCAGCACCGGCTCCATGGTTCCCTACCCCACCTACATCGTCCGCGCCGAGGGCCCCTACCTCTATGACGCCGATGGCCGCCGCATCACCGATTTCATGAACGGCAGCATGGGCCTGCCTCTGGGGCACAACCCGCCTGCCGTGCGCAAGGCCCTCCAGGAACAGATCAAGAACGGCATGTTCTACACCCTCGCCTCTGTCTACGAAGAGCGGTTGGCGAAGCTCATCTGCGGGCGCATCCCCTCCGTGGAAAAGGTGCGCTTCGCCCCCACGGGTAGCGAGGCGACGATGTTCGCCCTGCGCATCGCCCGCGCCTTTACCGGGAGAGGCAAGATCGCCAAGATGGACGGCGGCTACCACGGCAACCACGATGTCGCCTGGATCGGCCTGGGGAAGAACTACCTCCGCGACCCCCAGCAGACGGCGGCGGGCCTGATGCCCGGAACGGCCGAGAGCGTCGTGCGCCTCCAGTTCAACCACACCGAGGAGTGCGAGCGGCTCATCACCCGGCACAAGGACGAGCTTGCCGCCGTCATCGTCGAGCCTGTCCTTGGCGGCGGCGGCTGCATCACGCCCATCCCCGGCTTTTTGGAGATGCTGCGCGAGGTCACCAAGCGCCACGGCATCATCCTTATCTTCGACGAGATGATTTCCCTCCCGCTCTCCAAGGGCGGAGCCCAGAAACACTATGGCGTCATCCCCGATATGACCACCGCCGGGAAATCGGCCGGCGGCGGCATCCCCTTCGGCTTCTTCGGCGGCCGCGAGGACCTCATGGCGCTCACGGCTCCCGGCCCCAGCGGCGAGCGGCCCATCGTCAACCACGTCGCCACCTATTCCGGCCATCCCCTGGCGATGGTTGCGGGCGCGGCGGCCCTTGAAGCCATGACGCCTGCCGTCTACAAGTACATCCACTCCCTGGGCGAGATGGTTCGCTCGGAGATGCGCGCCCTCTTTGCTAGGATGGAGCTTCCCATCAAGGTCACGGGCGTTGGCCACATGTTCTGCTACCACTGGAGCGAGGCCGACGTGTGGGACTGGCAGACCTCAGCCGCAGCCCGCGCCGACCTCTCCGGCAAGCTCGGCATGGCCCTCTTCAACAAGGGCTACTTCGCCCGGGGGCGCGGCATCGTCACCGCCGCCACCAAGCCCGCCCACGTCAAAGGCCTGATCACGGCTATGGAAGGGGCTCTTGTGGAGACTGGCCTGGCGGGGTAGCTGCTCCTCCTTCCTACCTTTCTGCGTTCCTCTGTTCCCTCCTCATCTCTGTGCCCTCTGTGCTCTCGGTGGTAGACCCTCTTGTCCTCTCCCCACTTGACGTTAGTACTTACTATGGAAGTAGAGGAACGTATGGCGATACACCCTCAGCCTATGCCACAGAGTTCTGCAGAGCGGCCCCGTTGCGGGACGCCGCGCCGAATGGTACCCGGCGCTCAGCCCCCGCATCGCACTCGCACCTGGCCTAGGCCCACGCGACAAAGGAAGATCGTACGATCTGTCCGTCCTGGACGACTCATACGCGGGCGTGACCGGCTGACCCATGTCGCCGAGGGCACTGTGGGGAAGTCGCGAGACCGCTATCGCGATGCCCTGTCCCGGCCTTCCGGGAACGTTAGACGCCCGCACCTTTGCTGGACGCGTCCACCCATGGCACACCGTCGGGCCCTCTGCAGAACAAATTTCCCCACCAAAGACACCCTCGGAAAGGAGTCATCCAAAAGAGCCGCCACGCCGAGCGCGCATCAATACCTCCCAAGGCTTGTGTAGAATATCGCCGGAGAGAAAGATGGCGGCACGGCGCGCGGCGTTCATTTATGACCACCAGGTTTCGACGCATGTGCTCCGCACGGACCACCCGATGCGGCCCACGCGCCTGAGGCTGGTCTACGAGCTGCTGGATGCCTACGGCGCCTTCCGGCGATCGGCGTTGGTTGCGCCGCGGCCGGCGATGGTGGAAGAGCTGACGTGGTTCCATGATCGGGACTATGTGGACGCCGTCGCCTCCATCAGCCGGGGGGAATCGGAGTATGCCCCGGAGCGGTACCACTTCAGCGCCCAGGGGGATAATCCGCCCTACGAAGGGATGTATGAGGCCTCGGCGCTCTCCACCGGAGGCTCGCTCGTGGCGGCGGAGCTTGTGGCTGAGGGCCGCGCCGATGTGGCCTTCAACGTCTCCGGCGGGCTGCACCACGCGATGAAGGGCTACGCCTCCGGCTTCTGCATCTTCAACGACCCGGTGATCGCCATCGAGTTCCTCCGGCGACGGGGCCTCCGCTGCGCCTACATTGACATAGATTGCCACCACGGCGACGGTGTCCAGGCGGCCTACTACGCCACGAACGAGGTGCTGACGATCTCGCTCCACGAATCGGGGAGGTTCCTTTTTCCGGGGACGGGCGACGTGGAGGAGATGGGCGCAGGCAAGGGGAAGGGCTACTCGGTGAATGTGCCCCTGGGGCCGTACACGGACGATGCGACGCATACGTGGGCCTTCGAGCAGGTGGTCCCGCCGATCCTGGCATCGTTCAAGCCCGATGTGCTCGTGACGCAGCTGGGGATGGACACGCACTTCAACGACCCGCTGACCCACGGCGGCATGACGGTGGAGGGACACGGGCAGATCGTGAAGCGCCTGGGGGAATTGACCAAGAAGTGGGTCGCGCTCGGCGGCGGAGGCTATGACCTGGAGGCGGTGGCGCGCGGCTGGGCGAACGATTACGGCATCATGGCGAACATGGAGCTTCCGGACGCTATCCCCGCGACCTTTCGGGAGAAGTACGGCATCGCGAAGCTGAGGGACGGCGGCGCGCCCCTGGATGCAGAGACGCGGCGGCGGGCGCGGGCCTTTGCCGAGGCGACGGTGGAGAAGGTGCGCCGGCTGGTCTTCCCGGTCCACGGGATCGGCTAGGCGGCGCGGCTATTCCACAGGGGCGATGGCGTCTATCGCCTTCAGGTCTTCGGGCGTAAGCCTCCAGGTGAGGCCTTTGGCGTTCTCCACCACCTGCTCGGGACTCGAAGCGCCGCAGATGATGGTGCTGACTGCGGGGTTGCTGGCAAGCCAGGCGATGGCAAGCTCGCCGACGGTGTGGCCGCGCTCCTTGGCGAACTTTTCCAGAGCGGCCACCTTTGCGAAGTTGGCGTCCGTGAGGGACCTGCGGAAGTTGGCGGCCTTATCCATGCGGCTCCCGGGAGGGATGGGCGCGCCCTGCTTGTACTTGCCGGTGAGCACCCCGGATTCCAGAGGGAAGTAGGGGATGAGGCCGATGCCGAAGTGCTTGCAGGCGGGGATCAGCTCTTTTTCCACGCCGCGCTTGAGGAGGTTGTAGTAGTTCTGGGCTGAGACGAAGCGGTTGAGGCGGTTGGTTCGGGCTGTCCATTCGGCCTCCGTCGCGAACCAGCCGGTGTAGTTGCAGCTGCCGATGTAGCGCACTTTGCCCTGGCGGATGACGTCGTCCAGGGAGCGGAGGGTTTCCTCCAGGGGCGTGACCATGTCCGGGATGTGGAGCTGGTAGAGGTCTATGTAATCGGTCTGGAGGCGCTTGAGGCTGGCCTCCACGGATTCCATGATGTGCTTGCGGGAGGCATCCGCCATGTTGCCGCCGCCGATGGGGACGGAGCCGAACTTGGTGGCGAGGATGACCTTATCGCGCTTGCCTTTGATAGCCCTGCCGATGAATTGCTCGGAGAGGGTGTTGCTGTAGATGACGGCGGTGTCTATGAAGGTGGCGCCGATGTCTATGGACTGATCCAGGACGCGGGTGGACTGGGATTCATCGCTCCTGGAGCCGAAGTTGTTAGTGCCGAGGCCGAGGATGGGGACTCTGAGGCCTGAGGTTCCGAGTCGGCGCTGTTCCATGAGGCGGCTCCTTTGGCGCGTGGTGAGGCGGCAGACATGATAGCAGAGGCAGGAAGGGAAGCTCTCTCCCGAGGAGAGCCTTGAAAAGGAGGACTAGGAGGGCTCCCGGAAACTCTGGGGTCCTCCATAGGGTGAGAGTGGTGCCGTGGTTAGGCCTTAGGGAGACGAGCGAGGGCGGAGAGCATCGTTTGACTGGAGGGGATGTCCCACTGGGTGCGGCAGCGGTAGATGAATCGGATGAGGCCTTGCCTGTCTATCAGGATGGCGGCGGGACGGGCCAGGTGGAAGGAGTCGTACGAGAGGAGGACATGGAGGCCATAGGCCTTAATAACGGCGCGGTCAGGGTCGGAGAGCCAATCGAAGGGGAGGGGATTTGCGTCGGTCCAGTGGCGCAGGGAATCGGGTTTCTGGGCGGCGATGGCGAAGACGGCCACATCCGCGGCGGCGTACCTGGGGAAGTCTTGGCGCAACTGCGCCAGCCAGCGGCGGCAGTTGGGTCAGAGGGTGCCGCGGAGGAAGACGAGCAAGAGGGCGGAGCGCTTGAGCGTTTCCGCCAGAATCACGGTCCTGCCGGAGGCAGCGGTGAGAGAGAAATCGGGTGCGGGGTCGCCTTCGCGCAGGGTGGCGGTGCGGTCGCGGGACAAAGGGCCCCGCCGCTAGACGGACTTGGGGGCGCGCTGGGATGTGACGAGAATGGCATGGGCCTGATCGCCGACACCTTCCGCGATGCAGTCCATGAGGGTTGCGAAGATGCCGCGAGAGAGAAGCATCAGGCCTTCTTTGTCCTGAGGATTCGTGCGCAGGAGGTCTTCGCGGCGCTGGGAGAGGGACTGGAGGCGCTCCAGGAAGTGCTGCTGGCGCTGGCTGAGGCCTGCGCGGCTCGTGGAGGCAGGCTCCAGGGCGATGAGCCGAGGCTGTTCAATCTGTTCGGAGGGCGCCATGGGAATCCTCCTCTATCAGCGGGCTATCACTGTCATTATATACAGCGTTCGCGAGATTTTACCACATGGATGAATCACGGTTCATGAATTGAGTTGCAGCGGCCTCTCCCGGGCGGACGGCGCTCTCCGGTGCGGCACAGGGAGTCGTGGAAACGATAGGGCGCATCCCTATCAACCAGGATGCAAACACTTCCGCCTGACCTATCGGCTCAGGCGGACTGGGCCGAGGAAATGTCCCGGCGAGGGAGTTCACACTACGCTAGACCTCGCGATACTGGCCTTCAACGGTGTCACCGCCTTTGCCGCCGCCGGGGCCGCCATCGCCGGGCTGGCCGCCTTCTTGTCCGGGACCCGGGGGGCCGTCTTGCTGAGGGCCGGCGCCGGGATGGCCTTTGGCATAGACGTGCTGGCCGATCTTCTGCAGGGCCTCTTCAAGCTCGGCGAGGGAGGACTTGGTCGCTTCGGCGTTGTTGGCCTGGAGGGCTGAGCGCAGGGCGGCGATCTTGCCTTCGACGTCCGTTTTGAGGTCGGCGGGGATGGCCGCGGCGTGATCCTTGAGGAGTTTTTCTGCGTTGTAGGAGGCGCTATCGGCGCGGTTCTTGACGTCCACTTCTTCGCGCTTGCGCTTATCCTCTTCGGCGTGGGACTCGGCCTCCTTGACGAGCTTTTCGACGGCGGCCTTATCGAGCCCGGAGCTGGGCTGGATGACGATCTTCTGCTCCTTGCCGGTGCCCTTATCTTTGGCGGAGACGGAGAGGATGCCGTTGGCGTCTATATCGAAGGTGACTTCGATCTGGGGCATGCCGCGCGGCGCAGGGAGGAGGCCATCCAGGATAAAGCGGCCGATGGACTTGTTGTCCTTGGCCAGCTGGCGCTCGCCCTGGAGGACGTGGATCTCCACGCGAGGCTGGCTATCGCTGGCGGTGCTGAAGGTCTCCGACTTGGAGGTGGGGATGGTGGTGTTGCGCGGGATGAGTGACGTGGTGACGCCGCCGAGGGTCTCCACGCCGAGGGTGAGCGGCGTGACATCCAG
This region of Chloroflexota bacterium genomic DNA includes:
- a CDS encoding LLM class flavin-dependent oxidoreductase — its product is MRVGIGLPSTIPGTSGERILEWARRADAGPFSSVSVIDRLVYANYDPLIALTAAGAVTRRVRLVTAALIGPLRQTGVLAKEAASLDAISGGRLTLGLGIGIRQDDFTAATAELKDRGARFDRQLELLHHIWSQKPFAEGQGVIGPAPTRKGGPEVLIGGFSDKAAMRIAKWGDGYIASTGPRSAGKLYATAEQAWREAGRPGRPRFVAGSFFALGDEAKERGRAYVRGYYAFGGAALAEGAVKGILDSPQAIRQAVQAFADAGADEVIFSPTDNGMEQMERLAEVVG
- a CDS encoding acetoin utilization protein AcuC; this translates as MSPRALWGSRETAIAMPCPGLPGTLDARTFAGRVHPWHTVGPSAEQISPPKTPSERSHPKEPPRRARINTSQGLCRISPERKMAARRAAFIYDHQVSTHVLRTDHPMRPTRLRLVYELLDAYGAFRRSALVAPRPAMVEELTWFHDRDYVDAVASISRGESEYAPERYHFSAQGDNPPYEGMYEASALSTGGSLVAAELVAEGRADVAFNVSGGLHHAMKGYASGFCIFNDPVIAIEFLRRRGLRCAYIDIDCHHGDGVQAAYYATNEVLTISLHESGRFLFPGTGDVEEMGAGKGKGYSVNVPLGPYTDDATHTWAFEQVVPPILASFKPDVLVTQLGMDTHFNDPLTHGGMTVEGHGQIVKRLGELTKKWVALGGGGYDLEAVARGWANDYGIMANMELPDAIPATFREKYGIAKLRDGGAPLDAETRRRARAFAEATVEKVRRLVFPVHGIG
- a CDS encoding aminotransferase class III-fold pyridoxal phosphate-dependent enzyme — encoded protein: MHIGHSTDHRHHLASKWRNYSTAPGPPPGLPPGPSPPLTAPSPHAIVTPILRQERPMPEDPIAQEYRRLTPKSRKVWERTGKYIAGGLSSTGSMVPYPTYIVRAEGPYLYDADGRRITDFMNGSMGLPLGHNPPAVRKALQEQIKNGMFYTLASVYEERLAKLICGRIPSVEKVRFAPTGSEATMFALRIARAFTGRGKIAKMDGGYHGNHDVAWIGLGKNYLRDPQQTAAGLMPGTAESVVRLQFNHTEECERLITRHKDELAAVIVEPVLGGGGCITPIPGFLEMLREVTKRHGIILIFDEMISLPLSKGGAQKHYGVIPDMTTAGKSAGGGIPFGFFGGREDLMALTAPGPSGERPIVNHVATYSGHPLAMVAGAAALEAMTPAVYKYIHSLGEMVRSEMRALFARMELPIKVTGVGHMFCYHWSEADVWDWQTSAAARADLSGKLGMALFNKGYFARGRGIVTAATKPAHVKGLITAMEGALVETGLAG
- a CDS encoding aldo/keto reductase, with product MEQRRLGTSGLRVPILGLGTNNFGSRSDESQSTRVLDQSIDIGATFIDTAVIYSNTLSEQFIGRAIKGKRDKVILATKFGSVPIGGGNMADASRKHIMESVEASLKRLQTDYIDLYQLHIPDMVTPLEETLRSLDDVIRQGKVRYIGSCNYTGWFATEAEWTARTNRLNRFVSAQNYYNLLKRGVEKELIPACKHFGIGLIPYFPLESGVLTGKYKQGAPIPPGSRMDKAANFRRSLTDANFAKVAALEKFAKERGHTVGELAIAWLASNPAVSTIICGASSPEQVVENAKGLTWRLTPEDLKAIDAIAPVE
- a CDS encoding Dabb family protein, coding for MAMIRRVSYVHFKEGTSPAQAETVLGDVRALPSKVPSIARVQIGANLRANSPISHMWDMEFTGENAVQAYQDHPYHVQKLVPVFSQSAPTRIADKFEPIYYSAYRSGTRSPGMRNLLRRVMAIQVKDGTPKDKVAELEEMLLGLPREAPSIGNFSLGHVLHEYGPPNKWTHVWELEFADQAGMTLYDKNRYHLEDVAPYFRAGGPKQIVEAIQFAWVQTEKSFIAK
- a CDS encoding peroxiredoxin family protein is translated as MAQLRQDFPRYAAADVAVFAIAAQKPDSLRHWTDANPLPFDWLSDPDRAVIKAYGLHVLLSYDSFHLARPAAILIDRQGLIRFIYRCRTQWDIPSSQTMLSALARLPKA
- a CDS encoding GNAT family N-acetyltransferase, whose product is MEQGAWLRRGGLSADVAENADGERFRGQDMKASELFRELPTLRTKRLVLRKLTMADAEAVYAYGRDPEVTKHVAFPTHRSIEDAKSFLRDTLKHYRRGEPASWAIVRKTDNRLIGAIGFIHYSEKDARIEAGYALARDSWGQGSMTEAFGEVLRFAFQRLGINRVEARCSPDNIGSYRVMEKCGMRYEGLLRQHDKPKGKFQDRKLYAILREEWLAQHKRGGM
- a CDS encoding amidohydrolase, encoding MPSYSVISSDTHLEISPDRWTWRLPADYRDRGPRVVPLTERDLPPGMPVFGEGWIAEGIDRAVPLGMNLAAGKNPEKRRTYGWYYRENHIGTGDAAQRLREMDQDGVDAEVEYAAVAGPGFLGRIKDRDLYLACIEAYNDFLAKDFCSHNPDRLWGLAQVPLTGIEDAVDELKRTRGYKAIKGWQLGAWPSGKGHPSPEDDAFWSLALSLKAPITAHVTFSQDAAGEPKRSGQILEGTGAPLHQVMAGGCPRPAYTVCQLIVSGVFDRFPALRIHFAETGAGWAPYFMEHADQIYHQFGHAKGVKLKMLPSDYFKRHVLLGFQTDHYAMKNRRLIGVENLCWGNDFPHSAGDWPESRRVIAEHLADATEDERRKILWENVARFYGLV
- a CDS encoding EVE domain-containing protein codes for the protein MAKSYWLVKSEPGEYAYDDLVRDKMAEWDGVRNYQARNNLRAMRTGDGVLFYHSSTDPLEIVGTATVAREAHPDKSAMDKKSDHYDPKSTPENPIWYVVDLKPDMRFRRPVSVQAIRANPALANMVLLKRGRLSVQPVTEAEWSEVVRMGK